Part of the Bacillus cabrialesii genome is shown below.
CCGATAACGCGCTTGTTCTTGCGGTCATGGTCAAACACCTGCCGGAAAAACAGCGGAAAAAAGCGTTAACGTATGGTTTGTTTGGAGCTTATATTTTCAGGTTTATTTTCATCGGGCTCGGTATGCTCCTCATTAAATTCTGGTGGATCAAGGTGCTTGGCGCGCTTTATCTGGCTTGGCTCGTCATTAAGCATTTCTGGATCGGCGAAAAAGAAGAGGAAGCGGACGGCATCAAGAAAAATTCTTGGATGGTCCGCACGTTCGGGATCTTCTGGGCGACTGTTATTTCAGTTGAATTGATGGACCTTGCCTTCTCTGTGGACAGCATCCTGGCCGCTTTTGCGGTGTCAGAAAAAGTATGGGTGCTTCTGATCGGCGGTATGCTTGGTATTTTAATGATGCGTACAGTGGCAAAAGTATTCCTTGTCCTGATCGATAAAATTCCTGAGCTGGAAAACACAGCATTCGTGTTAATCGGAATTATCGCGCTGAAAATGGCGGCGAGCGCTTTCCATTACGAAATGCCGCACTCTGTATTCTTCATTATCATTATCGCAGCATTTGCGGTAACATTGATCATTCACTACATCAACAAACAAAAGCAGGTGCGCGAACAAACAGCCGCTTCAAAAGAAGAATAAAACAAAACAAGGAGGGAGGTTCATGTCCTTCCTTTTTTGTTACAGAAATATCGTCCCATGACAAACCGGAAAGGAGGATATGATGAGACAAGAAGAACTAACCATCCATAAAGCACTTCCGGCGGATGGGGATTGGAAAAGCCTGCTGTTTCAGCCATTCGCCGATCGGGATCACTATGAAACAGAACAAGGCCTTTCATTTTCTCGTCTTGCCGGACAGATATTAGGCACGCCTATTGATGAGACAGACTACTATAACGAGCTCTATGAGCTGTCTATAAACGATCGCGTTACCATTTTGAGTGAAACGCTTGATAAAACAATCGAGCCGGAAACATTTCAAAAGCTCCAGCATATTCATTCGATCAATCAGAAAGAAAAAGGGCTGTCAGTCAGCCGTTTTGTTGCTTTTCTCGACGGGGAAAAGCTGATTGCGAAGCACTCAAACCCCTTGATGCACCGCCATTTAAGAAAAGCGCTGATGACGCTTTTACATACCTTTGCGGACAGTCATGAGAAGGGGCTGAACCATCCTGATTTTCGCAGAGTGCTGCTTGATGTCTCGAAGTTTTCTTTGAATCACCTGAATCCTTGGCTGGAAAAAACCGATATAGAGCGGGAGATGCCAAAAGTTGTTTGGTATGGAGACGCGACGAAAAGCCAGCTCTATTTTTTATATTATCTCATGTTAGTCGGCTGTGATGTTCTGCTGTTCCATCCGGCGGGAAACGATCAGCTGGCGCTTGTCGATCCGAAGCAGGAGCTCAGTTTTACGGAAAAGCTTCCGGATGTTTCGGAGCTTCAGCCGTTTCCGAAAGAAAAACCGGACCGGAAATCAACGGTGGCCTACCGCTCAACAAAGGAAATTGAACATGTGCTCAATCACGAGGAATCCATGCTGTACAAGCCATGGCAGTTCAGAGATCACACACCTGTGTCTGTTACATTGAAAACGACCTATGATGAACTGTTTTTAATCACAAAAGAGCGCGCCTTTATTCGGCCGAATTTCAAAGCCGATAAACATTCCATTGAGATTCCGAATGTATTCGCCAAAATTATGGGTGTGTCAAAAGACAACAAAGAATATTGGAACAGGCTTCATACATTAGCGGATTATCAGGAAACAGAAATGATCAGAAGCTTTCCGTTTACTGAAGAAATAAAGTCGAACTATCAATTTCACTACAGCCACGCGCTTGACCATGAAGGGAACATTGATCCGGACAAGCTGATGGCAAGCAATGTGTGGCAGTATAAGCAGCTGCCGGCGGGCGTTCAGACTGCCATTGCCAAAACGATTTCGAGAATGTGCAGGCACCCGCGGCTTAAGGCATTGCATCAGGAACAGGTCAAGGATGTTCAAATCTATTTGTTTAAACAAACAACAAACCTGCCTGCTAATCTGCTGAAATTGATTCAAATGTTCGACTATGCGCAAACCGTTCCGAAACTTCTTTTATATCATACGGAAATGAGCGGCGGACTCACGCGTTCGGATGCTGCCGCCCTGCTGTTTCTGAATGAAATCGGAATCGATATTATCATTTATAACCCGCCCGGACACCAAGATATTGAGCAGTTTATTGAAGAGGATCAGTATGATATCCACTGGCTGGACGACATGGTGTTCCAGCAGGACTATAAAGAACCTTCGATTGTGAGAAGGCTGTTCAGAACGATTACCCAAAAATAAGGAGAGAAGAAAAGCATGACAACTGAAAATCAAAATCCTCTTGTTCTCGATAAAAACGAAGAAATTTCCCAGCAAAAAGCTGACGATATCCGTCTCCAGCTCCGTCAGGAACCAGAGGTAAAGCGGCTTGTTCAGCAAATAGACGTTAAAAACCAAATGGAGCTGCTTGAGTACGGCAAGGAGCCGGCCGTTGAAATTTCCAAGTTCTCTGACCGCATCTTAGGAATGATGAAAACAACAAGCGTGACAGATTCCGGCACAATGCTGACTCAGCTTGGGAAAATCATGGACCGCTTCGATAAAAATGATTTTGATGAGCCGAAGGGATTAATGGCGAAAATTTTCAAACGCGGCGGCAGCATGATTGAAAAAATCTTTAAAAAGTATCAGACACTTGGCGGAGAGATTGAAAAAATCAACGTTGAGATTTCGAAATACAAAGATGAGATGACGAAGACGAACTACACGCTCGATGAAATGTATGAAAACAATATCAAATACTATATGGAGCTAGAAAAATACGTCGTTGCCGGACAAATGAAGCTGGAAGAAATGCAGTCGGTCCTTCCTTCATATGAAGAAAAAGCGGCAAGCGGAAATCAGCTGGCGCAAATGCAGCTCGATACAATGCGCAACGGCATCCAGGCGCTTGAGGAACGGGTGTATGATCTGGATATGGCACGGATGGTGGCTCTTCAAACCGCACCTCAAATCCGTCTCCTGCAGCGCGGAAATGCAAAGCTGATCGGGAAAATCAACTCCGCGTTCATCATCACCATTCCGATTTTCAAAAACGGCATTATTCAGGCTGTTACCGTGAAACGCCAAAAGCTTGTGGCTGACTCCATGAGCGAGCTTGACCGCCGGACAAACGAGATGCTGAGACGAAATGCTGAAAACATCTCGAGCCAAAGTGTAGAAATTGCCAGAATGGCCGGCAGACCGAGCATAGATATTGAAACGATCGAAGCGTCTTGGAACACGATTGTCAGCGGCATGCAGGAAACAAAACAAATCGAGGAAGAAAACAAACGCCTCCGCGAAGACGGTGCAAGACGTATTGCCCAGCTGCAGGACAATATAAAAAAAGCAGCATTGCAGCAATAAAAAGAACCCCGCTTGTAAAACATAAGCGGGGTTTTTCATTTACATCATTTTGTTAATGACAATGTGTAAAGACAGGTGTAAACTTAAACGGTAATGATTTTGCATATCAGAGGTGTTGGCAATGGGAAAACAACAGCCTATTTCCCAGCGTAAACTGCTGGGCGTCGCCGGCTTGGGGTGGCTGTTTGATGCAATGGATGTCGGAATATTATCGTTTATTATCGCCGCGCTCCATGTGGAATGGAATCTGTCGCCCGAAGAAATGAAATGGATCGGAAGCGTCAATTCCATCGGCATGGCTGCAGGTGCGTTTTTGTTTGGCTTACTGGCTGATCGAATCGGCCGCAAAAAAGTGTTTATCATTACCCTTTTGTGTTTTTCAATCGGAAGCGGCATTTCAGCTTTTGTGACGAGCTTATCGGCATTTCTTATTCTTCGTTTCGTGATCGGAATGGGGCTTGGCGGCGAGCTTCCAGTCGCTTCAACACTTGTTTCGGAAGCGGTTGTGCCTGAAAAGCGGGGCAGAGTAATTGTCCTTCTGGAAAGCTTTTGGGCCGTGGGCTGGCTCGCGGCGGCACTGATTTCTTACTTTGTGATCCCGAGCTTCGGCTGGCAGGCTGCTTTGCTGTTAACCGCGCTGACTGCGTTTTATGCGCTGTACTTGCGCACGAGTCTGCCTGATTCGCCGAAATATGAGTCGCTTTCTGCCAAAAAGAAATCGGTGTGGGAGAATGTAAAAAGCGTCTGGGCAAGACAGTATATAAGGCCGACTGTGATGCTGTCGATCGTTTGGTTCTGTGTGGTGTTTTCTTATTACGGCATGTTCCTATGGCTGCCGAGTGTCATGCTGCTGAAAGGCTTCAGCATGATTCAAAGCTTTGAATATGTCCTGCTGATGACGCTTGCTCAGCTTCCGGGCTATTTTTCCGCCGCGTGGCTGATCGAAAAAGCGGGCCGGAAGTGGATACTCATCATTTACCTGATCGGTACAGCAGGAAGCGCCTTTTTCTTCGGAACGGCGGATTCCTTAGGCCTTCTGCTTACGGCTGGAATGCTGTTATCGTTTTTCAATCTTGGTGCGTGGGGCGTGCTGTATGCCTATACACCGGAGCAATACCCGACAGCGATTCGCGCAACAGGTTCAGGAACGACAGCGGCGTTTGGAAGAATCGGCGGCATCTTCGGGCCTTTGCTCGTCGGAACGCTCGCAGCCCGTCATATTTCGTTTTCGGTCATCTTTTCAATCTTTTGCATTGCGATCTTACTCGCGGTTGTTTGTATTTTGATTATGGGGAAAGAAACGAAGCAAACTGAGCTTGAATAGGAAAAGCACCTCGCGTTGAGGTGCTTTTTTTACATTTGCGCCCGGGCTGCGGATTGGCGTTTTCCGGTTTTACTGATTGTCTGGTAGAGCGCCATAGACAGCATGAACAGAATGGCAGTAAATCCCGTGACGGCTCCGAAATGATGCGCGCTTTGATATAAAAAACCCGCAACACAAGTGCCGACAGTGGTTCCCGCGTACATAGCGGCATTGGAAAGGGAAGCGATGGTTCCCCGCGCATTCGGTGAAATGGATTGAAAGACACCCATCATTAACGGAAAGATGATGCCAGCTGTAAAGAATGTGAGAAAAAAGCTTGTTTCTACTAAAAATAAGTTAGGAAAGAAAGGAAGAGCGAAATAGAGAGCGCCCATCAGCGGCATGCCGCTGATCAATGTCTTAAACATGCCCAGCTTTGCTGAAATCCTGCTGCCGATAAGGCTTCCGAGAATATTACCCAGTCCGAGTACAAGCATAGCGGCGCCGATTTGCGAAACGGTTAAATGATAATCCGCGGAAAGCCAAGTGCCGAGAAAGCTGAACGACGCGAAATTTCCGGTTTGAAAGAGGAAATAGGCAAGCAAAATGACCGATGTTTTCGGCAGTGAAAACAGCTCCCGATATGGACTGAATATTGACGGGCGCGCCATTTGTTCAGCAGGGTGAATATCAGGCATAACGGCAGCCAGGATCAACACAAGAATAAGCGAGCACGCTGACAAAACGAAAAAGGGCGTATGCCATGTAAAGGAAGCGAAAAACCCTCCGATGGGCAGTCCGAGCATTTGTGAAGCGGCTAATCCTGCTGTCGCAATTCCCATGCTTTTCATGATCTGAGAAGGCTGGACGATGACAGGGATGGATGCCCAAATTTGAGGCGTCACAAACGCAGCGCTAACGCCTGCGGCAAAACGGAACAGGCACATGGCGGCAAAAGAGGGAGCGATGCCGCATAAAAACGTGGACACGATAAAGCCTGCAAATCCCCACAGCATGACTGTTTTCCTGTTAAGCCTGTCTGAGATCGGACCCGCGATCAAAGCGAAAAGGGCATAACCGAGTGCATAAGCACTGACCATCCAGCCTGACATATCGGTAGAGACATGAAACTGATCCTGTAAAAGCGGGAGAAGCGGAGAAAGCAAAAAGGTATCCGTGCCAATGACAAACATCACACTGAAGAAAAGCCAAATACGATTCACATTTTATCACTCCTATAGTTTTATAACTTTGAAACTATGAAACAGATATGTATAGAGAAAACCCTTTGTCAGAGGGTTTCCAAAAAGCCAGGCAGGTATGTTTGAAATGTGTCTTCACGCAGACTGACATATTTTGTCCGCGAATCTTTTCGAGTTGCCGTCAATCCCGCTTCACGCAGCGTTTTAAAATGATAAGATGCTGTGGTTTTGACAATATTGCATTTTTCACCTACTTCACCGCAGCTGAGTTCTTTTCCGCTGTAATAAAGCGTACGAATAATGGCAAGCCTCGATTCGTCAGACAGTGCTTTAAAAATTTGGGCTCTGATTTGATCATCTGATTGTTTCATAGTCATGGAACTATAATATATAATGGAAGATGAAAAAGCAACTTGTTTTTTCCAGTAAAGGAGCATGAAGTCGAATAGGAAGAAGGGATAAAATTCCATTTGAAACGCTTTCACCGTAGCTGGGCTAAATATCACCTGTAAAATACAATCATAAAGGAGGATTACAGAGCATTTAGAAGCATAAATAAGGTCAAGTGGTCACATGGATGTTTATAAAGAAATGGTACAGAATAAAAGAGAATATGCTGTTTGTGTGGGATGTTACATAAATGTTACGGTAATAAAGATTGCTTAATATGGAGGGAAAATATGAGTGTAGATGAGAAACCAATTAAGATAAAAGTTGAGAAAGTGTCTAAAATTTTTGGGAAACAAACAAAGAAAGCAGTTCAAATGCTTGCCAACGGCAAGACAAAAAAAGAGATCCTGAAAGCGACTGGATCAACCGTTGGGGTAAATCAAGCAGATTTTGATGTATATGATGGTGAGATATTTGTCATCATGGGTCTATCAGGGAGCGGTAAATCAACTTTAGTACGGATGTTAAACCGGCTTATTGAACCGACTGCCGGAAATATTTACATTGATGGTGACATGATAACAAATATGTCTAAAGACCAGCTCCGGGAAGTCCGCCGGAAAAAAATCAGCATGGTCTTCCAAAAGTTCGCTCTGTTCCCGCACAGAACGATACTTGAAAATACAGAATACGGACTTGAGCTTCAAGGTGTAGACAAACAAGAGCGTCAGCAAAAAGCGCTTGAGTCCCTAAAGCTTGTCGGACTTGAAGGATTTGAACACCAATATCCTGACCAGCTTTCCGGCGGGATGCAGCAGCGTGTCGGCCTTGCCCGCGCGTTGACAAATGATCCGGACATTCTTCTGATGGATGAAGCGTTCAGTGCGCTCGATCCACTGATTCGTAAAGACATGCAAGATGAACTTCTTGATCTTCACGATAATGTCGGAAAAACGATTATCTTTATTACGCATGACTTGGACGAAGCATTGCGGATCGGCGACAGAATTGTTCTGATGAAGGACGGCAACATCGTTCAAATCGGCACGCCTGAAGAAATCCTGATGAATCCATCTAACGAATACGTTGAGAAATTCGTCGAGGATGTTGATTTATCTAAAGTCCTCACAGCAGGCCACATTATGAAGCGCGCAGAAACAGTGCGGATTGATAAAGGGCCTCGCGTAGCATTGACACTGATGAAAAACCTTGGAATTTCATCGATTTACGCAGTGGATAAACAAAAGAAATTGTTAGGTGTTATCTATGCGTCTGATGCGAAAAAAGCGGCTGAATCTGATTTGTCACTTCAAGATATCTTGAATACAGAGTTTACGACTGTACCAGAGGATACGTATTTGACAGAGATTTTTGACGTTGTTTCTGACGCGAATATTCCAATTGCGGTTGTAGATGAGAAGCAAAGAATGAAAGGGATTGTCGTAAAAGGCGCACTGATTGGCGCGCTTGCCGGCAATAACGAGTATATCAATGCTGAAGGCACTGACGAACAAACACAAGATCCTTCTGCACAGGAGGTGAAGTAAGATGGATAGACTGCCTAGAATACCTTTAGCAGATATCATTGACCGTTTTGTTGACTGGATTACGATGACGTTTGGCGGATTCTTCGACGGAATCGCAAACGGACTTGCCGCTTTTGTAAATGGAATTGTCAGCGGACTTGGATTTATCCCATCTATTTTATTAACGATTATTTTCGCCGCACTTGCGTGGTGGATCAGCACAAGGGGAATTGCGTTATTTACGCTGATTGGTTTCCTCGTGATCGATTATTTAGGCTATTGGGACCCAATGCTGCAAACATTGGCGCTTGTTCTGACATCTGTCATTATTTCGATTGTGGTCGGGGTTCCGATCGGAATTTGGGCGTCCCAGAAAGAAATGGTTCGCCGTATTGTAACGCCTATTCTTGATTTAATGCAGACAATGCCTGCTTTCGTATATCTATTGCCGGCGATTTTCTTCTTCAACATCGGTGTTGTGCCGGGTGTTGTTGCATCGGTTATCTTCGCGATGCCGCCGACAATCCGCATGACTGTTCTCGGTATTAAACAAGTGCCGGCCGATCTGATTGAAGCGACTGAGGCGTTCGGTTCTACGACAGCTCAGCGTTTGTTTAAAGTTCAGCTTCCGCTTGCGACAAAAACCATTCTGGCCGGAATCAACCAAAGCATCATGCTTGCGTTATCAATGGTTGTTATCGCCGCAATGGTCGGTGCGCCAGGACTTGGTTCTGAAGTATACAGCGCCGTTACACAGCTGAAAACGGGTATCGGCGTAGAGGCGGGTATCGCCATCGTTATCGTTGCCATTACGCTGGACCGTATCACTCAAAACATTAAAGTGAAGAAGAAAAGCAGGGGGAATGCCTGATGCTTAAAAAAATCATCGGTATCGGCGTTTCCGCCATGCTTGCGCTCTCACTTGCGGCTTGCGGTTCAGAAAGCGATGAAAATGCAACCGCGGCTGAACAGGTGAATAAGACCATCATCGGGATTGACCCCGGTTCAGGGATTATGGCCCTGACCGACAAAGCGATGAAGGATTATGACCTGAATGACTGGACATTGATTTCGGCGTCAAGCGCCGCGATGACCGCAACACTTAAAAAGTCATATGACCGTAAGAAACCGATTATCATTACAGGATGGACACCGCACTGGATGTTCTCCAGATATAAGCTGAAATATCTCGATGATCCGAAGCAATCCTACGGCAGCGCAGAGGAAATCCATACGATCACACGCAAAGGCTTCAGCAAAGAGCAGCCGAATGCCGCAAAGCTTCTCAGTCAGTTTAAATGGACGCAAGACGACATGGGCGAAGTCATGATCAAAGTGGAAGAAGGCGAGAAACCTTCCAAAGTCGCTGCTGAGTATGTGAAAAAGCATAAAGATCAGATTGCGGAGTGGACAAAAGGCGTTCAAAAGGTGAAGGGTGACAAAATCAACCTTGCCTATGTAGCGTGGGACAGTGAGATTGCAAGTACAAACGTGGTTGGCAAAGTCTTTGAAGACTTAGGCTATGACGTGACATTAACTCAGGTAGAGGCCGGTCCGATGTGGACCGCGATTGCGACGGGAAGCGCGGATGCATCCCTTTCCGCATGGCTGCCGAATACCCATAAAGCATACGCCGCTAAATACAAAGGCAAATATGACGATGTTGGCACCAGTGTAACTGGCGTGAAGATGGGTCTTGTTGTGCCGGAATATATGAAAAACGTGAACTCAATTGAAGATTTGAAAAAGTAATGAAGAAAGCAGCCTGTATCCAGGCTGCTTTTTTTGCGTTTAAGAAGCGTTAGCGGCAGCGGGTGATTCCGCCTTCTGAAACGTTTTGAGCACGGCGTTCGCTAAAATATGAACTCCGGTGAACATCGCGTTCCTGTCAAAGGTCATGTGCGGATGGTGGAGTCCCGGCTGGAGTCCGCAGCCGAGTCCGAGCATGGTTGTTTTGAGATTCGGCACTTTCACGGCGTAAAAATGGAAATCCTCGCCGCCGGTGGTGACAAGCGGTTCATCAAGCTGCTCAGCACCGATGATGTCCGTAATGGCTTCTGCCATGATCGCTTCAGCTTCTTTGTTTTGTGTTGCCGCTGGAAGGCTGTGTTCCTTTTGCAGCTCGATCTTTGCGCCGAATGCGGCGGCGGCGGCCTCACAGGCTCTTTCGGTTTCGGCGATTAACGTCTCCATGGCTTCATTCGTCTGCGCGCGCAAATCAAGGCTGAACGACGCTTTTCCGGGAATGATGTTAGAGCTTTCACCGCCGGCTTGCAGTTTGGTCATTTTGACGGTATGCGGAATTTGCGGGTCAATATGAATGAGTCCGAGCTTATGTAAAAGAAATGCCGCAATTTCGATGCTGTTTTTCCCGAGGTGCGGGCGGGCGCCATGGGCCTCTTCTCCGATTATCGTTCCCTCAATATGCTGGCTTGATCCGTGCAGGATTGAAGGGGCGCAGCGCCCGTTCTGTGTTTCCTGAATCGGACGGACGTGAACGCCGTACAAATAGTCGACATCATCAAGCACGCCTTCTTCTATCATTTTTAAGGCGCCGCCGCCTTTTTCCTCAGCCGGCTGAAAGATAAAACGGATTGTGCCTTTTGGAAGCTCGGGCTGCTTTTTCAACAGCATTAACGTGCCCAGCGCCATTGTCATATGTGAATCGTGTCCGCAGGAATGGTTGGCGCGGAATGTCCCGTTAACTTCCTGCCATAGCGCGTCAATATCAGCGCGCACCGCTACAACGGGCGAGCCTGATCCGATTTCGCCGACAACCCCGGTGCAGTCTGCAAACGTGCGTGTCCGGCACCCTAAATCCTCAAGCTTTTGTTTAAGAAATGCAGTTGTCTCATATTCCTTCCAGCTGACTTCGGGGTTCGCGTGCAGGTGTTCGAAGATATCCATAATGGTTTGTTTCATGTCTTCTGAAAGCTTTCGCATGGTAAGAAATACCTCCTTCTATCAGAATGAATTTTACCTTCTTTACTTTATTTCTATTGAAACAGGAAGATAGGCTGTATATAATATAGCACATATTGCTACTTTTCAGAATAATTAATATTTTCAAACAGAGGGGATGGATCGAAACATGAGTATGCCAGCAGCCGAAACACAGCCTAAGAAAAAACGAACGACATTTAAAATGCCTGACGCCTATGTCCTCTTATTTATGATTGCTTTCATTTGCGCAATCGCTTCATATATTGTGCCGGCGGGTGAATTTGACCGCGTGACAAAGGGGGATGTCACGACTGCTGTTCCGGGAAGCTATCATTCAATTGAACAGTCTCCGGTCAGCCTGATCAGCTTTTTTACTTCTTTACAGGATGGAATGGTCGGATCAGCACCCATCATCTTTCTGATTTTATTCACAGGCGGCACCATTGCCATTTTAGAAAAAACAGGCGCCATCAACGGCTTGATTTACAATGTCATCAGCAAATTCCGCACAAAGCAATTATTATTTATTTGTATTGTCGGCGCATTGTTCTCCATTCTCGGAACAACCGGAATTGTCGTGAATTCAGTTATCGGTTTTATCCCCATCGGCCTCATTGTCGCACGATCCTTAAAATGGGACGCAGTCGCGGGCGCCGCTGTTATTTACATCGGCTGCTACGCTGGATTTAACTCCACCATCTTATCGCCGTCCCCGCTCGGTTTATCGCAATCAATCGCGGAGCTGCCGCTCTTTTCGGGAATCGGCTTGCGTGTTGTGATATACATATGCTTTTTGCTGTCTTCTATTATTTATATCTATCTGTATACGAGAAAATTAAAAAAATCAAAGGATGCCAGTGTGTTAGGAACAAATTGGTTCCCGGCGGCAGGAATGGGTGAAGCGGGTACAGAAGAAGATCAGTCAGTGCCGTTTACCGCTCGCCATAAGCTGATTTTGGCTGTGGCGGGACTGTCGCTGATTGGATTTTTATACGGCGCTTTAAAGCTGGGCTGGTCTGATTCCCAAATGGCTGCGACGTTTATTTTTATTTCTGTCCTTGCCGGTTTAATAGGCGGGCTTGCCGCAAACGATATTGCCAAAACCTTCATTACGGGATGTCAAAGCCTTGTATACGGGGCGCTGATTGTCGGGATGGCGCGAAGCATTTCCGTTATTCTTGAAAATGGCAAGCTTCTCGATACAGTCGTCAATGCTTTGGCTTCGCTTTTGGACGGATTCAGCCCGATTGCCGGCGCGATCGGCATGTATATCGCCAGTGCGCTCCTTCATTTTCTCATCTCTTCAGGGTCTGGAGAAGCCGTTGTATTTATTCCGATACTGGCGCCGCTCGCTGATTTGATGGGGATTACGAGACAGGTTGCGGTGGAAGCGGTTATGCTTGGAGAAGGAGTCGTCAACTGTGTGAACCCGACATCCGGCGTTCTCATGGCGGTGCTTGCCGCCAGCGGCATTCCGTACGTCAAGTGGCTGCGGTTTATGGTGCCGCTTGCTCTGATTTGGTTTTTGATCGGGCTTGTCTTTATTGTGATCGGCGTCATGATCAATTGGGGACCGTTTTAACAATTGCTGCCCGCCGGCTTGCACGGCGGGCTTTTGAGTTATTCATTGCAGAAGCGCAGGCTGTTATTGTAACATGTAAGCCATAAGCCATTCGTAAAAGTGCGGGAGGAAGGTCATGAATAATCTGCGTAATAGACTTTCAGGCGTGAATGGGAAAAATAAGAGAGCAAAAGAAAAAGAACAAAAAATCTGGTCGGAGATTGGGATGATCGCGGGATCGTTTGCGCTCCTTGATGTGATCATCCGCGGCATTATGTTTGAATTTCCGTTTAAAGAATGGGCTGCAAGCCTTGTGTTTTTGTTCCTCATCATCTTATATTACTGCATCAGGGCAGGAGCGTCGGGAATGCTCATGCCGAGAATAGACACCGAAGAAGAACTGCAAAAACGGGTGAAACAGCAGCGAATAGATTCAATTGCGGTCGCCTTTGCGGTAGTGGTGCTTACGATGTACGACAGGGGGATTCCCCATACATTCTTCGCTTGGCTGAAAATGATCCTTCTTTTTATCGTCTGTAGCGGCGTTCTGTTTTTGCTTCGATATGTGATTGTGAAGCTGGTTTACAGAAGAGCGGTAAAAGAAGAAGCAGAGAAGAAATCATCTTAAAAAATAGGTGATTTCTTTTTTATTTGATAGGAATATAGATTTGAATTCACTCTATCAAGTTGTTTAGGCAGAGAGGATGTGATAATTTAAAATGTAAGCGCTAACAAAATTCTCCAGTCTTCACATCAGTTTGAAAGGAGGAGCGG
Proteins encoded:
- a CDS encoding DUF6773 family protein; the protein is MNNLRNRLSGVNGKNKRAKEKEQKIWSEIGMIAGSFALLDVIIRGIMFEFPFKEWAASLVFLFLIILYYCIRAGASGMLMPRIDTEEELQKRVKQQRIDSIAVAFAVVVLTMYDRGIPHTFFAWLKMILLFIVCSGVLFLLRYVIVKLVYRRAVKEEAEKKSS
- the opuAC gene encoding glycine/proline betaine ABC transporter substrate-binding protein OpuAC; the protein is MLKKIIGIGVSAMLALSLAACGSESDENATAAEQVNKTIIGIDPGSGIMALTDKAMKDYDLNDWTLISASSAAMTATLKKSYDRKKPIIITGWTPHWMFSRYKLKYLDDPKQSYGSAEEIHTITRKGFSKEQPNAAKLLSQFKWTQDDMGEVMIKVEEGEKPSKVAAEYVKKHKDQIAEWTKGVQKVKGDKINLAYVAWDSEIASTNVVGKVFEDLGYDVTLTQVEAGPMWTAIATGSADASLSAWLPNTHKAYAAKYKGKYDDVGTSVTGVKMGLVVPEYMKNVNSIEDLKK
- a CDS encoding YfcC family protein; protein product: MSMPAAETQPKKKRTTFKMPDAYVLLFMIAFICAIASYIVPAGEFDRVTKGDVTTAVPGSYHSIEQSPVSLISFFTSLQDGMVGSAPIIFLILFTGGTIAILEKTGAINGLIYNVISKFRTKQLLFICIVGALFSILGTTGIVVNSVIGFIPIGLIVARSLKWDAVAGAAVIYIGCYAGFNSTILSPSPLGLSQSIAELPLFSGIGLRVVIYICFLLSSIIYIYLYTRKLKKSKDASVLGTNWFPAAGMGEAGTEEDQSVPFTARHKLILAVAGLSLIGFLYGALKLGWSDSQMAATFIFISVLAGLIGGLAANDIAKTFITGCQSLVYGALIVGMARSISVILENGKLLDTVVNALASLLDGFSPIAGAIGMYIASALLHFLISSGSGEAVVFIPILAPLADLMGITRQVAVEAVMLGEGVVNCVNPTSGVLMAVLAASGIPYVKWLRFMVPLALIWFLIGLVFIVIGVMINWGPF
- the opuAB gene encoding glycine/proline betaine ABC transporter permease subunit OpuAB; translated protein: MDRLPRIPLADIIDRFVDWITMTFGGFFDGIANGLAAFVNGIVSGLGFIPSILLTIIFAALAWWISTRGIALFTLIGFLVIDYLGYWDPMLQTLALVLTSVIISIVVGVPIGIWASQKEMVRRIVTPILDLMQTMPAFVYLLPAIFFFNIGVVPGVVASVIFAMPPTIRMTVLGIKQVPADLIEATEAFGSTTAQRLFKVQLPLATKTILAGINQSIMLALSMVVIAAMVGAPGLGSEVYSAVTQLKTGIGVEAGIAIVIVAITLDRITQNIKVKKKSRGNA
- a CDS encoding M20 peptidase aminoacylase family protein; protein product: MRKLSEDMKQTIMDIFEHLHANPEVSWKEYETTAFLKQKLEDLGCRTRTFADCTGVVGEIGSGSPVVAVRADIDALWQEVNGTFRANHSCGHDSHMTMALGTLMLLKKQPELPKGTIRFIFQPAEEKGGGALKMIEEGVLDDVDYLYGVHVRPIQETQNGRCAPSILHGSSQHIEGTIIGEEAHGARPHLGKNSIEIAAFLLHKLGLIHIDPQIPHTVKMTKLQAGGESSNIIPGKASFSLDLRAQTNEAMETLIAETERACEAAAAAFGAKIELQKEHSLPAATQNKEAEAIMAEAITDIIGAEQLDEPLVTTGGEDFHFYAVKVPNLKTTMLGLGCGLQPGLHHPHMTFDRNAMFTGVHILANAVLKTFQKAESPAAANAS